Proteins encoded in a region of the Veillonella parvula genome:
- a CDS encoding MFS transporter → MNDQVSISTANIRGAFGAFFIPGMYTALWAGFVPYLKAKLSIGEDVLGSMILLLGVGSCLSMAIAGKLVESFGCKRVVLLASFIGMVSLAIVTMCPTIATTTVALFFFGIGVGLSGASANLQAILTEKVSKKHLMGAYHGGWSLGGFAGAGVLLVLLKILSFSVNESIWGLLIVLFIAMVVVSQFMLTFGSDPNAKVTKKSKSPLSFHPIALIFGLLSFVSYLVEGAVGDWSALYLFEDKGIVIEEAVMGVMLFNGTMCIGRLLGNRLGKHLTSKQVVVGGYLLGSIAMGLIVFLPGHASMYTYLLLGISLAMIVPNLFSAMGEQNVIPMTQAVATSTMLGYMGILMGPALIGFIAHGTSLTVAFIVLTTLLVVSAGIGKYAYHLMSKDCGLSEEQI, encoded by the coding sequence ATGAACGATCAAGTTTCTATTTCAACAGCAAATATTCGTGGTGCTTTTGGGGCATTCTTTATCCCTGGTATGTACACAGCTTTATGGGCAGGTTTCGTGCCATATTTAAAAGCAAAGCTTAGTATTGGTGAAGATGTATTAGGTTCCATGATTTTGTTGCTCGGTGTAGGTTCTTGTTTATCCATGGCTATAGCAGGTAAGCTTGTAGAAAGCTTTGGGTGTAAGAGAGTCGTTTTGTTAGCTAGCTTTATTGGTATGGTATCTCTTGCCATCGTTACTATGTGTCCTACTATTGCTACAACAACAGTAGCCCTGTTCTTTTTTGGTATTGGTGTAGGTCTTAGTGGTGCTTCTGCTAATTTACAAGCTATCCTAACGGAAAAGGTGAGCAAAAAACATTTGATGGGCGCCTATCACGGAGGCTGGAGTTTAGGTGGCTTTGCTGGTGCCGGTGTTTTACTTGTGCTTTTAAAAATCTTATCTTTTTCTGTTAATGAAAGTATTTGGGGGCTACTCATCGTATTATTTATTGCGATGGTCGTAGTTAGCCAATTTATGTTGACCTTTGGTAGTGACCCAAATGCAAAGGTTACTAAAAAGTCTAAAAGCCCATTGTCCTTCCATCCAATCGCCCTTATTTTTGGTTTATTGTCCTTTGTGTCTTACTTGGTAGAAGGTGCTGTAGGGGACTGGAGCGCATTATATTTATTTGAAGATAAAGGGATTGTTATTGAAGAGGCTGTTATGGGTGTAATGCTCTTTAATGGTACTATGTGCATAGGTCGTTTGCTTGGTAATAGATTAGGTAAACACTTAACATCTAAGCAAGTTGTCGTTGGTGGCTACTTACTTGGCTCTATTGCGATGGGGCTGATCGTATTCTTACCAGGACATGCCTCCATGTATACTTACTTATTATTGGGTATTTCATTAGCTATGATAGTACCAAATCTATTCTCTGCGATGGGGGAACAAAATGTTATTCCTATGACACAAGCGGTTGCAACATCTACAATGCTCGGTTATATGGGTATTTTGATGGGGCCTGCCTTGATTGGCTTCATTGCGCACGGTACAAGTCTTACAGTAGCATTTATCGTATTGACTACATTGCTTGTTGTAAGTGCAGGTATTGGTAAATACGCATACCATTTAATGAGTAAAGACTGTGGTCTTAGTGAAGAACAAATTTAA
- a CDS encoding M20 metallopeptidase family protein, whose translation MHSRDLIEQYKGYVQNWRRYFHKHPELSNEEFETTKTLAKELESMGVEVHVDTERGIGLIGIIHGAKHGKAIALRADIDALPVHEHNAVDYKSEVEGKMHACGHDGHMAILLGAAKMLMSMKDRIEGDVYLAFQPAEETGAGAPDFIKFGDWYDKVDAIFGGHVWIDLSAGLMSVEEGPRMAASSQITINVKGKQGHGAQPHQAIDAIVVASAIVMNLQTVVSRNVSALDSVVVTIGNIHSGSEWNVIPGEASLGGTVRFFDPNQEQYIVDTIRRIVEHTAEAYGATATLEYIKKVPPTINDPESSELAERVVIDTLGKDKLSKMRKVMPGEDFAWYLQDKPGCFAFIGIQNPDVEATYDHHNNRFNMDDTVLSAASAVYAEYAIQWLKEHK comes from the coding sequence ATGCATAGTCGCGATTTAATAGAGCAATATAAAGGCTACGTTCAAAATTGGCGTAGATATTTTCATAAACATCCAGAGCTCAGCAATGAAGAGTTTGAGACGACAAAGACACTCGCTAAAGAACTAGAATCAATGGGCGTAGAGGTTCATGTAGACACAGAACGTGGTATCGGCTTAATCGGCATTATCCATGGTGCTAAACATGGAAAGGCTATCGCGTTGCGTGCCGATATCGATGCACTGCCTGTTCATGAACATAATGCAGTGGACTATAAATCAGAAGTAGAAGGCAAAATGCACGCTTGCGGTCATGATGGACATATGGCTATTTTATTAGGTGCGGCTAAGATGCTAATGTCTATGAAAGACCGTATTGAAGGCGATGTGTATTTAGCATTCCAACCTGCGGAAGAAACTGGAGCAGGGGCTCCGGATTTCATTAAATTTGGCGATTGGTATGATAAGGTAGATGCTATCTTTGGAGGGCATGTGTGGATCGATTTGTCAGCGGGACTCATGTCTGTAGAAGAGGGTCCTCGTATGGCTGCGAGTAGCCAGATTACTATTAATGTAAAAGGCAAACAAGGTCATGGTGCACAGCCTCATCAAGCGATTGATGCTATCGTGGTGGCTAGTGCCATCGTTATGAATTTACAAACCGTGGTTTCTCGCAATGTGAGTGCCCTTGATTCCGTCGTTGTTACGATTGGCAATATTCATTCTGGCTCAGAATGGAATGTCATCCCTGGGGAAGCTTCCCTAGGCGGTACAGTTCGTTTCTTTGATCCAAACCAAGAACAATATATTGTCGATACTATTCGCCGCATTGTAGAACACACTGCAGAGGCCTATGGAGCGACTGCTACATTAGAATATATAAAAAAAGTGCCCCCTACTATTAATGATCCTGAATCCAGTGAACTGGCAGAACGTGTCGTTATTGATACATTAGGTAAGGACAAGCTTTCTAAGATGCGTAAAGTCATGCCTGGAGAAGATTTTGCCTGGTATTTACAAGATAAACCAGGATGCTTTGCCTTTATTGGTATTCAAAACCCTGATGTAGAAGCTACATACGATCATCATAATAATAGATTTAATATGGATGATACTGTATTATCTGCTGCATCTGCGGTATATGCTGAATATGCCATTCAGTGGTTAAAAGAACATAAATAA
- a CDS encoding GMP reductase has protein sequence MINTTNIFDYEDVQLIPNKCIVSSRSECDTHIKLGKRTFRLPVVPANMQTIIDEELAEKLACEGYFYIMHRFQPERRMDFVKRMHDLNLYSSISIGVKAEEFALVDEFKKANLTPEYITIDIAHGHSNAVIEMIQYIKKNLPETFIIAGNVGTPEAVRELENAGADATKVGIGPGKVCITKLKTGFGTGGWQLAAVRWCAKAATKPIIADGGIRDHGDIAKSIRFGATMVMIGSLFAGHEESPGEEKIVDGKAVKEYFGSASEFQKGERKNVEGKKIFIDSKGSIFDTLTEMEQDLQSAISYAGGTTLQAIRKVDYVLVKNSIFNGDR, from the coding sequence ATGATTAATACAACTAACATCTTTGATTATGAAGACGTGCAATTGATTCCTAATAAATGTATTGTCTCCAGTCGTAGCGAATGTGATACACATATAAAATTAGGTAAACGCACATTCCGCTTACCAGTAGTACCTGCTAATATGCAAACTATCATCGACGAAGAGTTGGCTGAAAAATTAGCTTGTGAAGGGTATTTCTATATCATGCATCGTTTCCAACCAGAACGTCGTATGGACTTTGTAAAACGCATGCACGACCTTAACTTATATTCTTCTATTTCTATCGGCGTAAAAGCTGAAGAATTTGCCTTAGTTGATGAATTCAAGAAAGCAAACTTAACCCCAGAATATATCACTATTGATATTGCACATGGTCATTCCAATGCAGTCATCGAAATGATCCAATATATAAAAAAGAACTTACCTGAAACCTTTATTATCGCTGGTAATGTAGGCACTCCAGAAGCAGTTCGTGAACTAGAAAATGCTGGTGCTGATGCGACTAAAGTAGGCATCGGTCCTGGTAAAGTATGTATCACAAAACTGAAAACTGGCTTCGGTACTGGCGGCTGGCAATTGGCTGCAGTTCGCTGGTGCGCAAAAGCAGCTACTAAGCCTATCATAGCTGACGGTGGTATCCGTGACCATGGTGACATTGCAAAATCTATTCGCTTTGGCGCTACTATGGTTATGATTGGCTCCCTATTTGCTGGTCATGAAGAATCCCCAGGGGAAGAAAAAATCGTTGACGGCAAAGCTGTAAAAGAATACTTTGGTTCCGCTTCTGAGTTCCAGAAAGGTGAACGCAAAAACGTGGAAGGCAAAAAAATCTTTATCGACTCCAAAGGTTCTATCTTCGATACATTAACTGAAATGGAACAAGATTTACAATCTGCTATCTCTTACGCTGGCGGTACGACTCTACAAGCCATTCGCAAAGTAGACTATGTACTTGTTAAAAACTCTATCTTCAATGGCGATCGCTAG